In one Rhopalosiphum padi isolate XX-2018 chromosome 3, ASM2088224v1, whole genome shotgun sequence genomic region, the following are encoded:
- the LOC132925329 gene encoding keratin-associated protein 10-7-like — translation MTCPMDKLYQLEFVVKTMTRCSQPEDEGCGTAISIRFLGSPDQTVCEIPSPADCPASGVTNVNAGNEYTFPMTGSGKCDPRSLRVSVRLHRMLGADTLPGRVELASGDLEVPVTAKPGGRRRRQTASSSGGACAADCDDNADDGCEMTVPMTSCHDGRTVSVLVVKARVWCVGPMMAAPIACPVQCPAPCKSACPVPCPTPCKAACPIPCKATCPVSCPTPCKATCPIPCKATCPVPCPAPCGVRPAPCPTPCPVPCGGRPATKPPCPVPCGSRPASQSTCPVRCSPPPDPCCRKKPVSACDPCRKKTITIPCCPTGCPQPRPCRRPCCSTAIHVQCPQQQYETVSCEIDGNKMDLRVRKKNFETCSVQRRIANEAEAFACRVMGVVKDMHGLVMDSTNNGGGGN, via the coding sequence ATGACGTGCCCGATGGATAAGCTGTACCAGTTGGAGTTCGTGGTAAAAACGATGACGCGGTGCAGCCAACCGGAAGACGAGGGCTGCGGCACGGCCATCAGCATCCGGTTTCTGGGCAGCCCAGATCAGACGGTGTGCGAGATCCCGTCGCCGGCCGACTGTCCGGCGTCTGGGGTGACCAACGTAAACGCCGGCAACGAGTACACGTTCCCGATGACCGGCTCCGGCAAGTGCGACCCGCGATCGTTGCGCGTATCCGTCCGGCTGCACCGGATGTTGGGCGCGGACACGTTACCCGGTCGCGTAGAACTTGCGTCCGGTGACTTGGAAGTGCCGGTGACCGCGAAACCGGGTGGACGGCGGCGCCGCCAAACGGCTTCCAGCTCCGGCGGTGCGTGCGCTGCTGACTGCGACGACAACGCCGACGACGGCTGCGAGATGACCGTGCCGATGACCAGCTGCCACGACGGCCGGACCGTGTCCGTGTTGGTTGTCAAGGCGCGCGTGTGGTGCGTCGGTCCGATGATGGCCGCGCCGATCGCGTGCCCCGTCCAGTGCCCGGCTCCCTGCAAGTCCGCCTGTCCGGTCCCGTGCCCGACACCGTGCAAGGCCGCATGTCCGATCCCGTGCAAAGCCACCTGTCCAGTCTCGTGCCCGACACCGTGCAAGGCAACATGTCCGATCCCGTGCAAAGCCACCTGTCCGGTCCCGTGCCCGGCCCCTTGCGGCGTACGACCGGCCCCCTGTCCCACGCCGTGTCCGGTACCCTGTGGCGGCCGGCCGGCGACGAAACCGCCGTGCCCGGTGCCCTGCGGCAGCCGTCCGGCGTCTCAGTCCACGTGTCCGGTCCGCTGCTCGCCGCCACCCGACCCGTGCTGCCGGAAGAAACCGGTGTCTGCGTGCGACCCATGCCGGAAGAAGACGATAACCATCCCATGTTGTCCCACGGGTTGTCCGCAACCACGGCCGTGTCGCCGTCCGTGCTGTTCCACCGCGATACACGTGCAGTGCCCGCAACAACAATACGAGACGGTGTCTTGCGAGATCGACGGAAACAAGATGGACTTGCGCGTGCGCAAGAAGAACTTCGAAACGTGCTCGGTGCAACGGCGGATAGCCAACGAAGCTGAGGCGTTCGCTTGCCGGGTGATGGGTGTCGTGAAAGACATGCACGGTCTCGTCATGGACTCGACCAATAACGGAGGCGGTGGCAATTGA